From Arthrobacter sp. FW306-2-2C-D06B, a single genomic window includes:
- a CDS encoding NAD(P)-dependent oxidoreductase — MKIAVFGANGPTGRILTAQALDAGHIVTAVTRRPHEFPLSAPGLSVVGADVYNFEDVSAVVEGKDAVLSTLGVPYSRQPITVYSVGTGNIIRAMGNHGVRRLVCVSSSATDISAGPHGGFLFEKVLQPLITKLLGKTLYEDMRRMESAVVASGLDWTIMRPSGLFETESVTEYKMAVDYINGTFTSRADLADCMLRQLTSDDFVRKNVAVATFSQKPSLMQLLFREASSKKAAPDSVPEGNRS; from the coding sequence ATGAAGATCGCAGTATTCGGGGCAAACGGCCCCACCGGAAGGATTCTCACCGCACAAGCGCTCGACGCCGGACACATCGTCACAGCCGTCACGCGCCGGCCACACGAATTCCCGCTTTCGGCCCCCGGCCTAAGCGTCGTAGGCGCCGATGTGTATAACTTCGAGGACGTGAGTGCCGTCGTCGAAGGAAAGGATGCCGTTCTCTCAACCCTCGGTGTTCCATACAGCCGCCAGCCGATCACGGTCTATTCCGTCGGCACGGGGAATATCATCCGGGCAATGGGCAACCACGGCGTCCGTCGGCTGGTCTGCGTGAGCTCCAGCGCCACTGACATCTCGGCCGGCCCGCATGGCGGGTTTCTTTTCGAGAAAGTGCTGCAGCCCCTCATTACCAAGCTGCTGGGTAAGACACTGTATGAGGACATGCGGCGGATGGAATCCGCCGTCGTAGCGAGCGGCCTGGACTGGACAATCATGCGGCCCTCCGGTCTTTTCGAGACCGAGTCCGTCACCGAATACAAGATGGCCGTTGATTACATAAACGGCACTTTCACGTCGCGGGCGGACCTTGCGGACTGCATGCTGAGGCAACTCACTTCGGACGACTTTGTGCGCAAAAACGTAGCGGTTGCAACCTTTTCGCAGAAGCCGAGCCTGATGCAGCTACTCTTCCGTGAGGCCAGCAGCAAGAAGGCCGCGCCGGATAGCGTCCCTGAGGGCAACCGGTCATGA
- a CDS encoding MarR family winged helix-turn-helix transcriptional regulator, with the protein MNFISNQEAANPRLRRRAVAALKAELRSVRVQLSVLNHQVGTQAELKDVDLDCLDLISSRGPLSPSMLAKLAGLHPATMTGILDRLERGGWIVRDRDPSDRRAVVIRVLPDRNAEMFRLYSGMNSLMDTICADYDDAEIAVITDFLRRVQAAGRTASEELGN; encoded by the coding sequence ATGAATTTCATATCAAATCAAGAGGCCGCGAATCCTCGCCTTCGGCGGCGTGCTGTTGCTGCGCTCAAAGCCGAGCTTCGCAGCGTACGCGTGCAACTGTCCGTGCTCAATCACCAGGTCGGCACCCAAGCCGAGCTGAAGGATGTTGACCTTGATTGTCTTGACCTGATCTCAAGCCGGGGACCGCTCAGCCCGAGCATGTTGGCCAAACTCGCCGGCCTGCACCCAGCCACCATGACCGGAATTCTCGACCGACTCGAACGCGGAGGCTGGATTGTCCGGGACCGGGATCCGTCCGACCGGCGCGCCGTGGTCATCCGGGTTCTGCCCGACAGAAACGCCGAGATGTTCCGCCTTTACTCGGGAATGAACAGCCTCATGGACACGATCTGTGCGGACTACGACGACGCTGAAATCGCCGTCATTACCGACTTCCTGCGGCGCGTCCAGGCGGCCGGACGGACGGCGTCGGAAGAACTCGGCAACTAG
- a CDS encoding mannitol-1-phosphate 5-dehydrogenase, with amino-acid sequence MKAVHFGAGNIGRGFVGLLLHEAGYEVVFADVADALISQLASTPSYEVHEVGENAAVKTVSGFRALNSGTEEAAVVAEIATADLVTTAVGPHILKFVAPVIARGIAGRSPSLAPLQVMACENAINATDLLRSEVEAAWDGAAGDLSSAAVFANTAVDRIVPNQAPGQGLDVTVETFYEWVIDRTPFAGEAPVIPGATFVEELGPYIERKLFTVNTGHASAAYFGYGAGLEKISDAMADASVAARVRAVLEETKHLLVAKHGFVEAEQEAYVQKILSRFTNPYLPDTVNRVGRAPLRKLGRHERFIGPAAELAERGVTPVALLDAMSAALRFDDGADDEAVELARMLSEMDAAEAVERITDLPPSHPLFPQVLKLIEERKAEA; translated from the coding sequence GTGAAGGCAGTCCATTTCGGGGCAGGGAACATCGGGCGGGGATTCGTCGGCTTGCTGCTGCACGAGGCCGGATATGAAGTGGTCTTCGCCGATGTCGCGGATGCCTTGATCAGCCAGCTCGCCTCCACCCCCTCCTACGAGGTCCACGAGGTCGGCGAAAACGCGGCGGTCAAGACCGTGTCCGGGTTCCGCGCCCTGAATTCGGGCACCGAAGAGGCTGCCGTCGTCGCGGAGATCGCGACGGCGGACCTCGTCACCACGGCGGTGGGGCCGCACATACTCAAGTTCGTGGCCCCCGTGATCGCTCGAGGCATCGCCGGCCGCTCGCCGTCGTTGGCTCCGCTCCAGGTCATGGCCTGTGAGAACGCGATCAACGCCACGGACCTCCTGCGATCCGAAGTGGAAGCCGCGTGGGACGGTGCCGCCGGTGACCTTTCCTCCGCTGCGGTGTTTGCGAACACGGCGGTCGACAGGATTGTCCCCAACCAGGCGCCGGGCCAAGGCCTCGACGTCACTGTGGAGACCTTTTACGAGTGGGTCATCGACCGCACGCCGTTCGCGGGGGAGGCGCCGGTGATCCCCGGCGCGACCTTCGTGGAGGAGCTCGGCCCGTATATCGAACGGAAGTTGTTCACGGTCAACACCGGACACGCCTCGGCAGCATACTTCGGCTATGGCGCCGGCCTGGAGAAGATCTCCGACGCCATGGCCGACGCCTCTGTGGCCGCCCGGGTGCGGGCAGTGTTGGAGGAGACCAAGCACCTTCTCGTGGCCAAACACGGTTTCGTCGAAGCCGAGCAGGAAGCGTACGTGCAGAAGATCCTGTCCCGCTTCACCAACCCGTACCTCCCGGACACCGTGAACCGGGTGGGCCGTGCGCCGCTCCGCAAGCTGGGCCGGCACGAACGGTTCATCGGCCCGGCCGCGGAGCTCGCCGAGCGCGGCGTCACTCCCGTTGCCTTGCTCGACGCGATGTCCGCTGCCCTGCGTTTCGACGACGGGGCAGACGACGAAGCCGTGGAACTCGCACGGATGCTCTCCGAGATGGACGCCGCCGAGGCGGTCGAGCGCATAACTGACCTGCCGCCGTCGCACCCGTTGTTCCCGCAGGTGCTGAAGCTGATCGAAGAACGGAAGGCCGAGGCCTAA
- a CDS encoding PTS mannitol transporter subunit IICBA produces the protein MATASVAKQRTSVRVGVQKFGTFLSGMIMPNIGAFIAWGIITALFIPAGFLPNADLAKLVGPMITYLLPLLIGYTGGRAVHGIRGGVVGAVATMGVIVGTDIPMFIGAMLMGPLTAWIMKKLDKVWEGRVKPGFEMLIDNFSAGIVGAALAIFGMLVIGPVVKAFSDGASAVVEFLVHNGLLPLTSIFIEPAKVLFLNNAVNHGILTPLGTEQALQNGKSILFLLEANPGPGVGVLLAYMIFGKGLARASAPGAALIQFVGGIHEIYFPYILMKPILILATIAGGMTGIFTLVVTGAGLRSPAAPGSIIAVFAATAKDSYFGVALSVLLAATVSFLIASVILRTSKTTDVDALGQATSRMEELKGKKSSVSSALLGAGGGTAVLTRPIQNIVFACDAGMGSSAMGASVLRNKIKAAGFPDVKVTNSAIANLSDTYDVVVTHQDLTERARPVTSSAVHVSVDNFMNSPRYEEIVELVKSSNAAPGAEGSTAVAEPAAGAHAAQPAAVGGKDVLLPESVILNGSATDRDSAIDEAGKLLLDRGSVDMGYIHAMHEREESVSTYMGSFLAIPHGTNAAKNHILHSGVSIVRYPEGIDWGGKQVKFVVGVAGINNEHLHILSSIAKIFTDKAQVAQLEQATSVQEVLDLFGKVNA, from the coding sequence ATGGCAACAGCGTCAGTTGCGAAACAGCGCACCAGCGTGCGCGTTGGTGTCCAAAAGTTCGGAACGTTCCTTTCGGGCATGATCATGCCCAATATCGGGGCCTTCATTGCATGGGGCATCATCACCGCCCTGTTCATCCCGGCCGGGTTCTTGCCCAATGCGGACCTGGCCAAACTCGTGGGCCCCATGATCACGTACCTGTTGCCGCTCCTGATTGGCTACACCGGCGGCCGGGCGGTCCATGGCATCCGCGGCGGCGTGGTGGGAGCTGTGGCCACCATGGGTGTGATTGTGGGTACGGATATTCCGATGTTCATCGGTGCCATGCTCATGGGTCCGCTCACGGCCTGGATCATGAAGAAGCTTGACAAGGTATGGGAAGGCCGGGTCAAGCCGGGCTTCGAGATGCTGATCGACAACTTCTCCGCAGGCATCGTCGGTGCCGCCCTGGCCATCTTCGGCATGCTGGTGATCGGCCCGGTGGTGAAGGCCTTCAGTGACGGCGCGAGCGCCGTCGTCGAATTCCTGGTCCACAACGGACTTCTGCCGCTGACCAGCATCTTCATCGAACCCGCCAAGGTCCTGTTCCTCAACAACGCTGTCAACCACGGCATCCTCACGCCGCTGGGTACTGAACAAGCGCTGCAAAACGGCAAGTCCATCCTGTTCCTGCTGGAAGCCAACCCGGGCCCAGGCGTAGGCGTCCTGCTTGCGTACATGATCTTCGGCAAGGGCCTGGCACGGGCATCCGCTCCCGGCGCCGCGCTCATCCAGTTTGTCGGCGGCATCCACGAGATCTACTTCCCGTACATTCTCATGAAGCCGATCCTCATCCTCGCCACGATCGCAGGCGGCATGACCGGCATCTTCACCTTGGTGGTCACCGGCGCGGGCTTGCGTTCGCCGGCAGCCCCGGGCAGCATCATCGCTGTCTTTGCCGCAACAGCGAAGGACAGCTATTTCGGTGTGGCCCTGTCTGTACTCCTCGCGGCCACTGTGTCCTTCCTGATCGCCTCCGTGATCCTGCGGACCAGCAAGACCACCGATGTGGACGCGCTGGGCCAGGCGACGTCCAGGATGGAAGAGCTCAAGGGCAAGAAGAGTTCCGTTTCCTCCGCACTCCTGGGCGCCGGCGGCGGTACCGCCGTCCTGACCCGTCCCATCCAGAACATCGTGTTCGCGTGTGACGCCGGCATGGGTTCCAGCGCCATGGGTGCCTCGGTATTGCGCAACAAGATCAAGGCGGCCGGCTTCCCGGACGTCAAGGTCACGAATTCAGCCATTGCCAACCTCAGCGACACCTACGACGTCGTGGTCACGCACCAGGACCTGACAGAACGCGCCCGGCCGGTCACCTCCAGCGCCGTGCACGTCTCCGTGGACAACTTCATGAACAGTCCCCGGTACGAGGAGATTGTGGAACTGGTTAAGAGCAGCAACGCGGCTCCCGGCGCTGAGGGCTCGACGGCGGTTGCCGAACCGGCCGCCGGTGCCCACGCTGCCCAGCCCGCCGCCGTCGGGGGCAAGGATGTCCTGCTCCCCGAAAGCGTGATCCTCAATGGTTCCGCGACGGACCGTGACTCGGCCATCGACGAAGCGGGCAAGCTCCTGCTGGACCGGGGTTCAGTGGACATGGGCTACATTCACGCCATGCATGAGCGCGAGGAATCCGTGTCCACCTACATGGGCAGCTTCCTTGCCATCCCGCACGGCACGAACGCTGCCAAGAACCACATCCTGCACTCCGGTGTGTCGATCGTCCGCTACCCCGAGGGCATCGACTGGGGTGGCAAGCAGGTCAAGTTCGTCGTCGGCGTCGCCGGCATCAACAACGAGCACCTCCACATCCTGTCCTCCATCGCCAAGATCTTCACGGACAAGGCGCAAGTGGCCCAACTTGAGCAGGCCACGTCGGTTCAGGAAGTGCTGGATCTGTTCGGGAAGGTCAACGCATAG
- a CDS encoding TetR/AcrR family transcriptional regulator: MSFDDQLPPKTRLLRAAAELLANSDGSPVSTRQITKLAGVTAPTLYHHFGDKEGLFDAVVSAGFEEYVAGERDFAPSGEPLEDVRRMWDNHVRFGLTQPHLYLVMFGNIRPESRPAIVADAESLLEEMLSKAAIAGQINVPPREAARSILAANVGVTLMLIAEPLEDRNLELSTMTRDSMIFAVSTETARGAAADDSGKSSVVVAAIALNAALQASHSDQLSSSELKLFLEWLHRISSSS; the protein is encoded by the coding sequence ATGAGTTTCGATGACCAGCTTCCGCCCAAAACTCGGCTGCTCCGTGCAGCTGCCGAGTTGCTGGCGAATTCGGACGGGTCGCCGGTCTCTACGCGCCAAATCACCAAACTCGCCGGCGTCACGGCGCCCACGCTTTACCACCACTTCGGCGACAAGGAGGGGCTGTTCGACGCTGTCGTTTCAGCCGGCTTCGAGGAGTACGTGGCGGGAGAGCGGGACTTCGCACCCTCTGGGGAACCCCTGGAGGACGTCCGGCGGATGTGGGACAACCACGTCCGGTTCGGACTTACCCAACCGCACCTTTACCTGGTGATGTTCGGCAACATCCGTCCGGAAAGCAGGCCGGCCATCGTAGCTGATGCCGAGTCGCTTCTGGAGGAAATGCTGAGCAAGGCGGCCATTGCCGGGCAGATCAACGTACCCCCGCGCGAGGCAGCGAGGAGCATCCTGGCGGCCAACGTTGGCGTCACGCTCATGCTCATCGCAGAGCCTTTGGAAGACCGGAACCTCGAGCTCTCCACCATGACCCGGGATTCCATGATTTTCGCCGTGTCCACGGAAACAGCCCGTGGCGCCGCAGCAGACGACTCCGGCAAGTCGTCCGTTGTTGTTGCGGCAATCGCGCTGAATGCGGCACTCCAAGCCTCACATTCAGACCAGCTATCCAGTTCGGAATTGAAGCTTTTCCTTGAATGGCTTCACCGGATCTCCAGCAGCTCCTAG
- the ptsP gene encoding phosphoenolpyruvate--protein phosphotransferase — protein MQNFQGVGVSPGRVIGTIRQMPKPVSEPPSGEQLAASTTAEDAVAGLKAAAQSVHDELKARADKASGDGKAVLEATALMAKDTMLLKSATKLINNNGSSAERAIWEAGASVSEMLHNLGGYMAERATDVLDVRARIVAELRGVPAPGIPASDTPFILVAEDLAPADTATLDPAIVTALVTSGGGPQSHTAIIARSLGLPAVVAARGVDEIPDGAEVFVDGAAGSLSLEPTEEQRAAAIAWVENAATLAVFDGNGTTADGHLVPLLANVGGAKDAAAAAALGAQGVGLFRTEFCFLERDTEPTVLEQAAAYRGVFDAFPGKKVVLRTLDAGADKPLPFLTDATEPNPALGVRGYRTDFTTPGVLDRQLEAIAIAADESEAEVWVMAPMISTAAEAAHFASMCDAAGIKTPGVMVEVPSAALTSASVLRHVGFASLGTNDLTQYAMAADRQLGPLAELNTPWQPAVLRLVQLTVAGSAEEGNGKPVGVCGEAAADPALAVVLVGLGVSTLSMTARSLAAVGTVLKTVTLEQAQELARLALSAPDALDAKAWVRAKLPILEELGL, from the coding sequence GTGCAGAATTTCCAAGGAGTAGGCGTCAGCCCGGGCCGCGTCATTGGCACTATCCGTCAGATGCCCAAACCAGTCAGCGAACCGCCGTCGGGCGAGCAGCTCGCCGCATCGACCACTGCGGAAGACGCCGTCGCTGGCCTGAAAGCGGCGGCCCAGTCGGTCCACGACGAACTCAAAGCACGCGCGGACAAAGCCAGCGGAGACGGTAAGGCAGTGCTGGAAGCCACCGCGCTCATGGCCAAGGACACCATGCTCCTGAAGTCGGCCACCAAGCTCATCAACAACAACGGCAGCTCGGCCGAACGCGCCATCTGGGAAGCCGGCGCCTCCGTGTCCGAAATGCTCCACAACCTGGGTGGGTACATGGCCGAGCGCGCCACCGACGTCCTGGACGTCCGCGCGCGGATCGTCGCCGAACTTCGCGGAGTCCCCGCCCCGGGGATCCCGGCGTCGGACACGCCGTTCATCCTGGTGGCCGAAGACCTCGCACCCGCCGACACCGCAACGCTGGATCCCGCGATCGTGACAGCACTGGTCACCTCGGGCGGCGGACCGCAGTCCCATACGGCGATCATCGCGCGCTCGCTCGGCCTGCCCGCCGTCGTCGCGGCCCGCGGAGTGGACGAAATTCCTGACGGCGCCGAAGTCTTTGTGGACGGCGCGGCCGGCTCACTCTCCCTCGAACCCACCGAAGAGCAGCGCGCGGCCGCCATCGCGTGGGTCGAGAATGCGGCCACTCTGGCGGTTTTCGACGGAAACGGCACGACGGCGGACGGCCACTTGGTGCCCCTCCTCGCCAACGTCGGCGGGGCCAAGGACGCTGCCGCTGCCGCAGCGCTGGGCGCCCAGGGCGTGGGCCTTTTCCGCACCGAATTCTGCTTCCTGGAACGCGACACCGAACCGACCGTGCTGGAACAGGCCGCCGCGTACAGGGGCGTGTTCGACGCGTTCCCGGGCAAGAAAGTGGTGCTCCGGACCCTCGACGCGGGCGCCGACAAGCCCCTTCCCTTCCTCACCGACGCCACCGAACCCAACCCGGCCCTGGGTGTGCGCGGCTACCGCACCGATTTCACCACGCCCGGTGTTTTGGACCGCCAGCTCGAGGCCATCGCCATCGCTGCCGACGAATCAGAAGCCGAGGTGTGGGTCATGGCACCCATGATCTCGACCGCGGCCGAGGCTGCCCACTTCGCGTCAATGTGCGATGCCGCGGGAATCAAGACGCCCGGCGTGATGGTGGAAGTTCCCTCGGCGGCATTGACCTCGGCGTCGGTCCTGCGCCACGTGGGCTTCGCGTCCCTCGGCACCAACGACCTCACGCAGTACGCCATGGCCGCCGACCGGCAACTCGGTCCCCTTGCCGAACTCAACACCCCGTGGCAACCCGCTGTCCTGCGCCTCGTGCAGCTGACCGTCGCGGGCTCAGCGGAAGAGGGCAACGGCAAACCCGTTGGCGTCTGCGGTGAGGCAGCCGCGGACCCGGCCCTCGCCGTCGTGCTCGTTGGCCTGGGCGTATCCACATTGTCCATGACCGCCCGCTCGCTGGCCGCCGTCGGAACCGTGCTCAAAACGGTGACGTTGGAACAGGCGCAAGAGCTGGCCCGGCTGGCGCTCAGCGCACCCGATGCGCTCGACGCAAAGGCCTGGGTCCGCGCGAAACTGCCGATCCTCGAGGAACTCGGGCTCTGA
- a CDS encoding HPr family phosphocarrier protein → MPERTATIASRSGLHARPAAIFAEAAGESPIEVTIAMAGSPADDALDAASILSLMTLGAAKGDVVVLRAEGDGADAALDSLVTLLETDLDAE, encoded by the coding sequence ATGCCCGAACGCACCGCCACCATCGCCAGCCGCTCCGGATTGCACGCCCGCCCGGCTGCGATTTTTGCCGAAGCTGCCGGTGAATCCCCGATTGAAGTGACTATCGCAATGGCCGGTTCGCCTGCCGACGACGCGCTCGACGCCGCCAGTATCCTTTCGCTCATGACGCTCGGCGCCGCGAAAGGCGATGTCGTCGTGCTTCGCGCGGAAGGCGACGGCGCCGACGCTGCCCTCGATTCCCTGGTGACACTGCTGGAAACGGACCTCGACGCGGAGTAG
- a CDS encoding acyl-CoA dehydrogenase family protein, translated as MTTTSDSTSEELDAVFPDGAAFPAGTMEPEYVLNESLDPDPASVFKDISREDRAYWDRARTFVRDEVLPVITGYWERAEYPLHLVKRLGELDLLRDGINIDGFPAMSKTAAGLVTMELSRGDGSIGTVVAVQGGLALRSVAECGSREQQARWLPSLARAEEYGAFALTEPAHGSDSVGLETTATSVEGGYALNGEKKWIGNGSIGGLTVVWARGDDGQVHGYLVPQDSAGYSATTIEGKLSLRAIWQAHIRLENVFVPAENVLPGARTFKDTARVLLATRLGVAWSAVGHATACYETAVQYAAQRRQFGRPLAASQIVQERLARMQSELATMQLMVMQMTRLDEEGVLTPAQAALAKFTCTRTARGIASNARDLLGGNGILLANRVARHFADIEGIHTYEGTETVQALIIGRSITGISAFA; from the coding sequence ATGACGACGACGTCCGATAGCACTTCCGAGGAACTGGATGCCGTTTTTCCGGACGGCGCAGCCTTCCCGGCCGGGACTATGGAGCCCGAGTACGTTCTGAACGAATCCCTGGACCCGGATCCGGCCTCCGTTTTCAAGGACATCAGCCGCGAAGACCGCGCGTACTGGGACCGCGCGCGGACCTTTGTCCGGGACGAAGTGCTCCCGGTCATCACGGGGTACTGGGAGCGCGCGGAGTACCCGCTGCACTTGGTGAAGCGCTTGGGTGAACTTGATCTGCTGCGCGATGGAATCAACATCGACGGGTTCCCGGCCATGAGCAAAACCGCCGCCGGACTGGTCACCATGGAACTGAGCCGCGGGGACGGCTCCATCGGCACGGTTGTCGCGGTCCAGGGCGGATTGGCGCTGCGGTCCGTGGCCGAATGCGGTTCCCGCGAGCAGCAGGCCCGTTGGCTTCCATCACTTGCCCGGGCCGAGGAATACGGTGCCTTCGCCTTGACCGAGCCAGCGCACGGCTCCGACTCTGTGGGACTCGAGACGACAGCGACCTCCGTCGAGGGCGGTTATGCGCTCAACGGTGAAAAGAAATGGATCGGCAACGGCTCGATCGGCGGGCTGACGGTTGTCTGGGCCCGTGGCGACGACGGGCAAGTTCACGGATACCTTGTCCCACAGGATTCCGCCGGATACTCCGCCACGACCATCGAAGGCAAGCTCTCACTCCGGGCCATTTGGCAGGCACACATCCGCCTCGAAAATGTCTTCGTCCCGGCGGAAAACGTGCTCCCGGGTGCCCGGACTTTCAAAGACACGGCCCGGGTGCTCTTGGCGACCAGGCTGGGAGTGGCCTGGTCCGCCGTCGGGCATGCCACTGCCTGCTACGAAACCGCTGTGCAGTACGCTGCCCAACGCCGGCAGTTCGGGCGCCCGCTGGCTGCCTCGCAGATTGTGCAGGAGCGTCTTGCCCGCATGCAGTCCGAGCTCGCCACCATGCAGCTCATGGTCATGCAGATGACCAGGCTGGACGAAGAGGGGGTGCTGACTCCCGCGCAGGCGGCGCTCGCCAAATTCACCTGCACCCGCACTGCCCGCGGCATCGCCTCGAACGCCCGTGACCTGCTCGGTGGCAACGGGATCTTGTTGGCCAACCGCGTGGCCCGGCACTTCGCAGATATCGAGGGCATCCATACCTATGAAGGCACGGAGACCGTCCAAGCGTTGATCATCGGACGTTCGATCACGGGCATCTCCGCCTTCGCCTAA